A window of Candidatus Poribacteria bacterium genomic DNA:
TGCCTTGGTTACTCTGTGCCCGAATCAACTTCGTGTGCTTTATACTTATGGTATTGATGAATGAACTGAGCGATGTAAAAACGATTCAAAATTTAACTTCTTTTTAATTTGACACCAACTCGTTTAAGATGCTATATTAATCTTAATCGTTCATAAGGCAAGGTCCATAAACTACCGTCAATAATGTCTATGCTGAACACTTAGCTAAGTATCTACGGTTCAAAATCTATCTGGAATTGATGGCAAACGAGGAAAACTCATGGCAAGACCAAGCACGCGGAATCCCAATTACGATCAAGTGGAAAAATATAGGAACGATAGGGAAACCACTCTGTTAGCAACCATTCAAGAAAACTCGCAATTGCCGAAAAAAGAACAACAGCGGTATCAACAGTTGTGGCGTAAGTGCGAAGATGAAACTCTAAGCGAAGATGAACTGACAGAATATCAGGCATTGCTTAGCCAATTAGAAGTCCAGAACCTGAAGCGCATCGAAGCACTCATCGCCTTAGCCGAGAGTAGAGGAAAAACTTTAGGTGAGATTACTACTGAACTGGGATTAAAAGAGGGAATTAATGCCTTCTGAGTCCATTCCTACTGCTTTACGCCGTCGTGTCCGAGAGCGGGCAAACGGGCTTTGCGAGTATTGCCGATCCTCTGATAACATCAGCAACGCTTCCTTTCACTGTGATCACATCCTCCCACGAAATGCTGGTGGAAAAACCGAATTAGCCAATTTGGCATGGGCATGTCCATGGTGCAACACGCATAAACACACTAAAACACACGCCCGCGATCCACAGACAGGCCGACAGGTACCGCTCTTTAACCCACGACTCAAAAAATGGGAACGGCATTTTCTGTGGAGCGAGAGCCTTCTTTATATTTTTGGACGCACGCAGATAGGTAGAGCTACGGTTGATGCTTTGAATATGAACCGTCCTGAACATGTTAATCGGAGGAGACTGTTGCAATTTACAAGAGAACACCCACCTACATAAGACATCAGAAAAAAAATAATACTATCACTCGAAAAAACAAGGAAAAGATTATGAAAAACTACACATTCATCCTTATACTCCTACTTGCCACCCCCGCCTGTGCAACCGCCGCAGACTATACTGACGACGCAATCCGAACCTTACTACCGTTCGACGCTATCCCTGCCATTACCGAACCACAATTTGTGTCAGCAAGTGAAGCAAAATTAGACGCGGATGCCCCCGTCATCGGCGTAACCTTCAACGATGAAAGCCACGCCTATTCGCTCTATCTGCTAAATGGACACGAGATCGTCAACGACATTGTCGGTGGACAGAAAATTGCAACGACGTGGTGACCACTCTGCAAAACGGCTATCGTGTATAGTCGAGAACTTGACGGTAAGACTTATACTTTCGGGGTGAGTGGCAAGTTGTGGCGAGACGCATTGTTGATGTATGACCATCAGACGCGTTCCCTCTGGTCGCATATTACTGGAGAGGCGATACAGGGACCGCTCAAAGGCAAGCGGCTGAAGTCCCTCGCCTCCATGCCACAGATTGCGTGGAAAACATGGCAATTCAACTATCCAGAGACGCGGGTATTATCTGTGCCCACCAGAATTGGCATGCAAGAGAGTAGAAGCCGGGATGTCTATGCGGACTACCACACCAGTCAGCGTGCCGGTGTAAGTGGGATGAAATACACTGACAACAGACTGCCGAATAAATCCCTCGTGATCGGCGTTCAGGTGCCAGGGAAGGACGGCACCACACAGTTCCGTGCCTATCCGTTGACCCATTTCGCCGAAACCGCTGTCATCAACGATACCCTTGGCGAGGTGCCGCTGTTGATTTTCCATGACAAAGCGTCGTTCGCAACGGCAGTTTTTGTCCGGAAAGTTGGGGAGGACGTACGAACCTTCAATCTTCAAGACCAGCACTTCGTAGAGGACAATACGGGAACACGCTGGAATCTCATTACAGGAGAGACGGCATCCGGTAAAGAGAAAGGCACGCGTTTGGAACGGCTGCCTGCTGTCAATATCTATTGGTTCGCGTGGGCGCGCTACTACCCTGAAACGACAATTTACAGTCAATAATCAATCGTCCAATTCGACGATTTCGCCTGTCATATTGCGATGCATTGTCGGGCGGATGACTAACTCCGGGATGTTGCTCCGCTGCGGCAGT
This region includes:
- a CDS encoding HNH endonuclease signature motif containing protein → MPSESIPTALRRRVRERANGLCEYCRSSDNISNASFHCDHILPRNAGGKTELANLAWACPWCNTHKHTKTHARDPQTGRQVPLFNPRLKKWERHFLWSESLLYIFGRTQIGRATVDALNMNRPEHVNRRRLLQFTREHPPT
- a CDS encoding DUF3179 domain-containing protein; the protein is MKNYTFILILLLATPACATAADYTDDAIRTLLPFDAIPAITEPQFVSASEAKLDADAPVIGVTFNDESHAYSLYLLNGHEIVNDIVGGQKIATTWUPLCKTAIVYSRELDGKTYTFGVSGKLWRDALLMYDHQTRSLWSHITGEAIQGPLKGKRLKSLASMPQIAWKTWQFNYPETRVLSVPTRIGMQESRSRDVYADYHTSQRAGVSGMKYTDNRLPNKSLVIGVQVPGKDGTTQFRAYPLTHFAETAVINDTLGEVPLLIFHDKASFATAVFVRKVGEDVRTFNLQDQHFVEDNTGTRWNLITGETASGKEKGTRLERLPAVNIYWFAWARYYPETTIYSQ